AGACTATATttcaagataaaatacatgtgacTAGGTAGTTGTAGTACTTATCAGTAATGCCATACCATATTTGCTGCTGTCTCAGTATTAAGTCTTCCATATTGAATTGCTGTGAAATCAAGAAGTGTGATAATTTCTATATCATGGCATGAATGAAAATTGTGATTGTGGTAATGACATAAAGTGATAATGACAAAGAGTGATAATGTGGAAATAATATAAAGTCATATACTTTCAGATTTATGTCAGCTGCCAGCATCATTTTTTAGATGTTAATACATGGTAAAGCCATTTATTGGAATAATTTTCAGCAATAATTTTTCATAGTGTAAAAGTTGTAAATTCAGGGTGGCGAATCACGTGATCATTGTACGTCATATCgctattcctgaaaaaaaatgacttGGTGGATTAgcgtaaaattgttttctttgtggATTAGCATATTCACAAAATACACGTTTTCCCTTTCACTGATACCCTGAATgtattaaatatgtttcattcgAGTAAACAGAAAACTTTGGAAGTTTACTTTGCTAATACCTGACCACTGGAACAggatttgtataaaatatatgtcaaaaataacattttcttggtGGATAAGCCAATGCGATCGGGCCGAGTAGAAAAGGTTTTCCAGGGTGTTTGTATATTTAGCGACGATTTTGCATGAAACCATTAACATGGGAGATAGAATACTGTTTTCTCCTTCGCATGCAATATATTTCATAGAAATTGGTTGAGAAATTAAAAACTTACATTGATTTGAACTGACGACTTTTGTTGATAATTTCTTCTTTGCGGAATAGCGATATGATGTACACGATCACGTGATTCGCCATCctgtaaattatgttttaaaaaaaaggaaaaaaatatagatatcaGGTGTACTTTGCTTTTTACAGCAAGACTATGAACTAGATCCCTTTTAATCATTCCTCCAATGTcatcctcttttttttttaaatcatggtATTCTGATGTTAATCTCTGTAATGATACCCATGATTTGGAAGTAAAAACCTTTAAGTTGAGAAGTTGGAAACAATCTGGACCTGTTTAATTGGGTTAAATTAGAAATATTACGACGGTGCCTTGCTAATTTGTATTATGTGAGTGAGCTACTTGGCAAGGAATTATCGTAAAGTAAATGCACTTGCTTATTGAAAACATGTATGAGGTCTTAAGTTTCTCATGTATATATTAAGAATCAgggtacttttttttttaaagaagaaaagaTTATTTTTCTATATGCTTTTATTGCCTATTATCAAGCTATAAGATGATTGAATTTGGATCTGAATCTATGTAATACATGTTGAATATTTTCATAGCTTAACACTTTGCTTTATAAGAAAAGTCTACATATAATTTCAGTATAAATTATACTGGATAGATATGTTTTGAATTCTAAGTGGGACAGTATATCTGCAAGTAGCTTAGCTTTTCCGTAGTTAAATATCTAGAAATTGTGAAGAAGCTGAATTGTTTTCATAGTTTGCAATACTCGATATCaacacaatttttattttgccatAGTGTTGGAAACATATTCACTGCACtgctgttttttttcttgttttctgtaTCAGATGTTTACCCAGTGTGTACTTTAAAGCTGTATTGCTTTTTTTGCACTTTTATAATCGTTAGAACACCAAATATTGACCTATGTATTGTTTATGCATAATTAGAAGTAGAATTAGGTTGTTTTGTTGGTGTAGGTACTATGTCATTCATTCATTATATATTCACCTTCAAGTGCCAATTTATGTTTCCATGTACATCACTGGTTCAGGATCATGTTTCCTCTATATGAAGtttctgttttgatgtttgaGAGTTTCTTTATATATAGATATAGTTTATTGTTTAAGATTTTGTTCTATTGTAGGAAATaggaataatatataaaatatgatcctttaacattttttttcaaaaataacaagcAAGGTAGACACTAATTTGttagttttagtttatactaatttgtttaagctCTATTGCGATGAAAACTTAAAGCTTTTTTGAACCACTCTTAGGTCCACTTCCTGGAAATACCAGTactgaccccagtggggctcgaacctatTCAACCGTGTTGAATGGCAGAGAGCTTATCCACTAGACTATCGCTCCCCTAAATTTGTTGTCAAATAACATTTGAAAGGGACCAAATTTTCCCTGTGATTATGACTAAAAATGTAAATTCTATTTTCTACTAAAATACTGTGGCAAAGTTTAATGTATATCAGCATATAAGTAAGTTTGAATTGACAATAAGTTTGAAACTTCCTCTCCATATTTCATGTCTCTGTTATTTGCACAATATACGAACATGTTTCAGTATTGTCAGCCTATGCAATTATATGTAAATTTAATTGTAGATATATATTGTTGATTGTTATTTTGGCAAAATTCTGTTGCTTCTTTTGTCACATTTATAGGAAAATTTACTTTTGAGAATCAGGGACCCACATTCATTGATAATCTAACAAGCTAGATGTCTATGCTTACTAAAGTATCGTAGACACATCTGGTTACAACATTACACAATGATCATTACTAATTTGCATTAGAATTAGACACGTTGTCGGGAAATTGCAGCTTCAGGTCCTAATAATGCTTCTGGTAGAGAATATTGATGAATTTAGGCCCTGATTTTTCATTTCACCTGTTGTAATATTGActtattacagtataaatgtgttgTTACTGAAATAAATGATTTGCTCATTCCAGctacttgttgttgtttttcactTTTCGGTGACAGTTTGTAGTTACACAAATAGGTTCCTTACATGAACTGCAGCTATGACAAAAGCAGTGGTTAAACCTTATCAGATTGATTATCTGTCAGTTTACCATGTCTCATTTATGGAAATCTTGAATTCAAGTTTTGTCCTGCCAACAGCTGAGTTCAATCTCTGATATAAAGTAATTGATATTCGTCAAGTTATTGATTCTGTTCcagacttctttttttttttttaaatttaagtgaAGAGCTTTTTTGTAGGCATCGATATCTGTGTTGGGTTTACATCACAAATGTTTCACATGAAAGCAGGTTTCAAAATCTGCTTGCtaatgctttgaaacttcacatattgaGGGCTGAGAGTGAAACTtttatttctgtgaaaaaaaGAAGATCTAATAGATCAGCccttgaaatttatttactgCCATGTCTTTTGCATCATTTGATCACCTagcaggacaagttacataacagcttatattttcatcaaaaattttagcttggttaaagtttttaatgtaAGCCCGTTCAACTAGAAAATCCCAAATATGATTTGAACGATTTTATGTCAAACACGCTGTCATTGAACAACTCTTATTTTTATAGTTCCAAGAAAGCAGGTTGTAAATGAAAAAGGTGATTATCCTGTTCATATCCTTCCTGGTGTTTTTGGCAGATCCTAGTACAGTATTTGGGCCATTCCATGACAGACACAACAATCtaaattgagataacaaaatattcatgaagaacattcttttaccattcAAACCTGAAAAGTTGAAGAAATTATCTTAACTATTTCAAGACTTACAATGCTTTAAACTAAGTCAGTGAATGCATTTAGAGACATGACGTAAGGAAAGCAGTATGGTGGAGTGTATATTTTTCATGTCATTGATGCaatgaaatatgtttatcatACACGAATATTTAGAAACTGTTTCAAATGACTTTACTGGAAAGTAACTTAACTTGACATTCTTGGTTTCTTAATGCACCTAATCCCTAGCCGCTGGCGGCTGCCTTTATAAACACACACCTTTATTTTCATGGTgcatagttgttttttttctggtaGATCTATTTCAGTTGCCACAAAAAACACATATCtctttgtaaaatatggtaggaTTTGATTTGCTTTAGATAACTGAATTTCAATATACTAGTTGCTGTATGAACATAAgaaaaatgttgatttaaaaCTGTAACAAGTTTTCTCTGACTAGAGCAGCACATGTCTCCAAAATGTATTGTTGTTGAACAATATAGATAATATAGAGGGATGCAAGATCAAAAGAAATGCCTTTTTAGAATTGCATAGTTTTACAGTGTAATATTCGAGGGCTGAGcgtatacagttacaatagttttgcgctcaGCCCACGTATTGTAGTTTAACAAAACTATTTGCAATTTAATTGATCAGCAGTAGAGACTACTTTAAGGggtcaaaatgtataacattGCAATTCTCACAGACGTGTAGATCTAACAATTCACAATTAGCGACCCGTGACGTTATGATTGACAACTGCATCAGTGTAACGTGAATTGATTCTTGTTTATTTATGGCAGTTGTTGTCAATATCGATTAGCTATATTCCTTTGAGGTATGTGAAAGAAGTTCTAAAATGAATGACAGTGACTCTAGCGATAGTTCTGTGGAAGAAATTGATATCAAAGCTGTTCGACCAGCCCCAAGATCCAGACCTAGACAGAATGCAGTCAGCCCAGCTAGGTCACTGAGCCCGAATTCTGTGTTAAATGTGAGTGGTGACACAGCCTCTATCAAACGATGTATTGATGTAAGTACTTCACATGTTTAACAACTTGCTGTTTCATTCAGTAATTGGGTGCTAATTGCAGTGGCCAATCAGTGAGTGGTGGGAATTGATTGATTTTACTGTGTTGATTCTAACCAGCATGGGAGTTCCAAAAAGAATGGTATATGCTAGCTGTCttagtttatataaaataattgtagGATTTCATGTTGTTAATACGACTTTTGTCAATTTATCTGTAGGTTATTCATTTAGGAATATGCCTCGTCTAATTGAGTATGTTACTGTACATGCATTATTGGAATTTACGAGTAAGCctaaagttgaaatatgatatcatttacattttttttttttatactttacatAAGTCTGGccatttttatgaaagtttgcCAGAATTTATCATGTTTACAATACTGTAACTTTTTCCAAACTAAGTTTGCAGCATCAaagctatttttttcatttacagaaCTACAGCTCTATAAACAGCAGTGTTTCACAGTTTCCATCTGTGGTACCACTTAATGTTGGTGGCATCAAATATGTAACAAGACTGTCAACATTGAAGAAATATCCCGACTCCATGCTCTCTGCTCTATTCAGTGGGAGATACCAAGTTGACAAAGATGCTGACGGCAACTTCTTCCTCGATTCCAACGGAATTTTGTTTGGCTATTTACTGGAATTTCTCAGAAACGGTTTACTACCACCACGAGAGCAGTCTATTCCACTGTATAGAGAGGCAAGCTACTATGGACTTCATGAACTTGTCGAAAAACTAACCTACATGCCACCAGTTGTCTCCCTTTGTGTCAAAGAAGCTCACAAGTCACAGTTTCCCAATTATgaggaaattaaagaaaatgtgataaaagTAGCAATGGAGAATGCCACCTTTACTAAAATTGGAGAGGTTATAATTTATGCGTTCAAGTCTGAATTTGTAGCAAAAGTGAACACATTTAATCCAAATCATGGATGTATAGTTGAATCCGCTCATATCAAGTGTGGACCATGGGATGCTCCTGTTGATGAGGCAGTATTTATCAAATGTCTGGAAAATGACCTAATTGATGATGGATTTAATGTGAAACCTCATGATGTGAAGAAAAAATGCAGATACTATCACGGACAAAGTTGTCAGAAGTATGTGTATAGATTAGCAATATTGAtgtgaatagaaaaaaaacttcaatgtgTAGTATGCATTCATCATAGTGTGTGGAAATCAGCATTTTTTCACCAGGCTAATACTCATTGTTTCATTAATACTCAAATGGCTTACTAgaaatttcatttgtattcaagaTAGATTTCTTTACGGGTTTTAATACAGAAACGAAAATACCCAGATCTGTGTTACTGGCAttattattatcaacatttttCAAAAGAAGTAGTTGGTATTAAAGTTGCAATGTTAACAATCCATATGCATAGTTAGGTATACTGTCAGAACTGTATTAGGCAGCCATTCATAGGAGGGACAAACCGGCTGCTGAAGGCAGGGGGCTGTTTAagacaaattgaaattagaataCAGTAAAAACTGCTTTAGCAGTCACCTCTATttagcagccaacctgtcttaagcagccagtgtctcattttccagaatggtcattcattctataaattacctgctttaagcagccactttttcccACTCGCTTGGCTGGCTGCTTTTTGACAGGTTTTACTGTAGAATGTTAATTTGGGAAATCGGCTGCTTAAGGCTTAAGCAGCTGATTTCCCAAATTAACATTCTTAAACCTGCTTTAGGCAAGTGTGTGTAATATTAAGGCAGGTTAACTGTATGCAGCTGGTTCATTTAAATTCCAGCAAATCTTGTTATTCAAAAGACAAAACATTTCAGAGCTCACAGGGCTTGACTGACTAGGATTGTATACAGGTAtcaaactttttaatatttttgttgaaagCTGTTCAATGTAGTATGTGTTGTGATGCAACATGTGCAAATAAATTATTAATTCATATGAAGATATGAAAGAATGAGAAAATAATGTAGCTAAGTTAAGGAATAAATTGCAGTTATGTAGAATTTTACCATCTTGATACAAAACACATTCGGCTGTTTAAAGTATAAGAAAGCATGTGGCCTCCAAGCACTTTTAAAACACTTTGATTGTAAACATAACCTCAACCTACTTATTTCTTATTTGGTGTGAGACGTTAATTCATGTACTGCTTTCAGAGACCTGACTGTTCACTTATCAGGTATATCAGTTAATGAAATTACATGGTACTGaataatttgttcaaaacaaTACCAGTCCTTGAAAACCACGACATGTTTGgatcatattttgttttgaaatgtttacttACTACTGGTAATGCTTATTAATAttaaatttgatatgaaattaatGCAAGAAGAGTAATCGTTGAACCCCTTTAAATACGTGCTtgaaatgtttatgtgaaatatTTCGTTAACTGTTGAaagtgaaatatttcttaaattgttGAAATGTTTCATTGATTGTTAAATGTGAAATGTGgtctacatatttatttattttaaattttatataaaaagtaattGTTGAAGACGGAGTGGTTATTTCAAATGATGAATTTTCATAGTAGGAACCTGTCCGTAATTATATGTGCTTAATATGTGAAATATTTAGCTTAGAACATAGCAAATAATGAAATTGTTCATAGTCATTGTCTGTGATATTTTTTGGAAGGATGTACTAACAGAATTTTGTCCTAGTCATAATAATCAAAGGCCTGTTTTGGTTAAGggttaaatatccatattttatcCCGTTTACATGTTTTAAAGCACTTTCTAACACTAAACAGTTTCTATAATtcttaaaccttaccctgctaaatttctataacgaacttgcaTGTCCAccttccagtttggacagtaccattaactgttaaaaggggtgctttccaaaaagatactgactgaatgacgaacaacccagatcatgatcagactgcatggatgtgcaagctgatcatgatctacactggtcgcaaaggcagaatcagtcgtgtccagcatgataagggttaatatttcCACATACATTTCAAATGGgttttttgtcgagcctgcttgcagaagcgaagacatagttgtccaaatggttgttcggtgtatgtgcgtgcgtgcgtccgtccggatttgtttgtttggaccataactttgacatgcatggagcaatctcatttatatttggcctgaatgttaacctcagtgagatggagtgtcacgcgcaaaccgcaggttcctatctcaaaggtcaacgtcacacttggaggtcaaaggttaaattcaataatgactttgtcctgagcatttcttcttcatgcatggagggattttgatgtaacttggcacaaatgttcacaaccatgtgacggagtgttatgcgcaagaaccttaggtctaaggtcaaggtcacacttaagaggtcaaaggtcagatacaagaatgactttgtccgaagaatttctttttcatgcatggagggattttgatgtaacttggcacaattgttcaccatcatgagacggagtgtcatgtgcaagaacctacaattacttccctttgttgttactataaatagcttatattgtaactttttttattgctggttgtagggaaaaatcaagaccacttttctgtagtacaatatgcatgttacatccaattttgaggtgtattttgaacTCTCTCTactggttaggatttttgtgtggacttaggtttttttaa
The genomic region above belongs to Mercenaria mercenaria strain notata chromosome 12, MADL_Memer_1, whole genome shotgun sequence and contains:
- the LOC123533959 gene encoding BTB/POZ domain-containing protein KCTD7-like, yielding MNDSDSSDSSVEEIDIKAVRPAPRSRPRQNAVSPARSLSPNSVLNVSGDTASIKRCIDNYSSINSSVSQFPSVVPLNVGGIKYVTRLSTLKKYPDSMLSALFSGRYQVDKDADGNFFLDSNGILFGYLLEFLRNGLLPPREQSIPLYREASYYGLHELVEKLTYMPPVVSLCVKEAHKSQFPNYEEIKENVIKVAMENATFTKIGEVIIYAFKSEFVAKVNTFNPNHGCIVESAHIKCGPWDAPVDEAVFIKCLENDLIDDGFNVKPHDVKKKCRYYHGQSCQKYVYRLAILM